ATAACCCTACATCTCCGGCTTTGTAGCCCTTACCAAAACAGTGTTCAATAAGATAAGCGGCTGAGATTTTTACATCTCCGTCAGGCTGTGGCCAAGACCAGTTCCGTTGTGGAATTTTGTGATTTAATACACCTTGTAAATCATCAAAAAGGCCGGCTGCAACCACAGGATTTTTAAAAAATGATCCGGCACACTTAAATCTCTGATAGCCGTCCATTTGCAGCATTCCCTTGTACTCCCTGATTTTCAATATGGCCGTTCTGACCTCGTGCAATGTTATATTTGCATTTTCTAAAAAGTATTTCTCTAAATCATGGTATTTAACATTTGGCCTGCCGGTGCGTTTTAAAATAAATCTTACCGATACAATAATGTACTTACCAAACCCCTCTGAGTTAAAAAAACTTTTTCTGTAGGCAAACTTACAGTCTGCGTTACTAAACTTAACAATGTTTCCGGTGGCAACATCAACAGCGGTTACCTCAGAAATCAGATTCTCCACGGACTGCCCGTATGCCCCGATGTTTTGAACCGGCGAGGCGCCTACTGTGCCGGGTATTCCCGAGAGGCACTCAACTCCAAAGAGGTTTTCATTCACACAGCCGCTGACAAAATTATCCCATAAAACTCCCGCCCCGCAGGTCTTATAAACAGTGTCACCATCTTCTATTGTTTCCGACTCCGTGTTTGACATATGAATAACCAGACCGTCATAACCGCTGTCACTTACCAGAAGATTACTGCCCCCGCCTAAAACGTAAAAAGGAATACCATGCCGCCTGGCAAAATCAATTGATTCATAAGCATTATAGACGCTCTCCGCCCTCACATAAAAACGGGCGCCGCCGCCTATTTTAAACGTTGTTAGCTCCGACAGCGGATAGTTCCTTAAAACTTTCAATTGTACCACCGCATAAAATAACAATTACTGATGTAATTTGGCAAATCTGTAAATATAAGTTTTTA
The Nitrospirae bacterium YQR-1 DNA segment above includes these coding regions:
- a CDS encoding UDP-N-acetylmuramate dehydrogenase, with protein sequence MKVLRNYPLSELTTFKIGGGARFYVRAESVYNAYESIDFARRHGIPFYVLGGGSNLLVSDSGYDGLVIHMSNTESETIEDGDTVYKTCGAGVLWDNFVSGCVNENLFGVECLSGIPGTVGASPVQNIGAYGQSVENLISEVTAVDVATGNIVKFSNADCKFAYRKSFFNSEGFGKYIIVSVRFILKRTGRPNVKYHDLEKYFLENANITLHEVRTAILKIREYKGMLQMDGYQRFKCAGSFFKNPVVAAGLFDDLQGVLNHKIPQRNWSWPQPDGDVKISAAYLIEHCFGKGYKAGDVGLSPNHTLAIVNYGGATSADVLSFAKLIEDTVFERFKVVLTREVQIL